TGACCACTTCCTCCATCTGCGCGTCCGCACCGAGGACGGCCTGCGCATCGATGGCCTCAGGGTGCACTTTCCGCTGGAGCTCTCCCCCGCCGAGGCGGCCCTCGGCTGCCAGGTGGTGGTGCCCACCCTGCGGGGGCCCGTGAAGCTCACGGTGCCGCCCTGCTCCTCCAGCGGCCGGCTGCTGCGCTTGCGTGGCCGAGGGCTGCGCTGGGGCGAGCAGCGCGGCGACCAGCTGGTGGAGGTGAAGATCGTGCTGCCGGAGCGGCTCGACGATGCCGAAACGGCCCTCTACAGCCGCCTGCTGGAGCTGGCCGATGAGGCGCTCCAGCAGCGGGAGAGCGACGCCATGGGGCTCTGACCCCGGCAACCGGCGCTTGCCAGGGCTGACTCTCGGCCTTCCGGCGCTGTCTCGCTGGGTTGCGATCACCGGCACCATCGCCCGGCCATCGGCGAGCGATGAGACACTGGATAGCCTGCCGCACCTTTCGCCATTCCCATGCCGGTGCACGTGCTGCTCTTCGATCCAGGAACCGATCAGGAGGGCATCCACTCCCTCGAGATCAACGGCCGCACGGTGGTGCTGCTGTTCGAAGCCCGGGACGATGCCGAGCGCTACGCCGGTCTGCTCGAGGCCCAGGATTTCCCCGTGCCCAGCGTCGAGGCCCTCGATCGCTCCGAGATGGAGCAGTTCTGCCGCGATTCCGGCTACGAGGCCCGCTTCGTGCCCGTGGGTTTCCTGCCCCAGACGGCGGAGGACCGGCTGCTGATCGCGCCCCCCGAGCGCAACATGGACGTGCACAACTGGCAGGAGCAGGCCGCCGCCGCCGGCACGGTGGGTGGCGGTGAGCCCGGCCGGCCGGCCGGCGCCGAGCGGGCGGCCGCCGAGCCCATCAGCAGCGGCGATCCCGAGCTGGAGGCCTTCCGGCGTCAGCTGGAGGGGCTGTTGTGAGTGGGGGTGCAGCCGTGGGCACCGATCGCGGCCATCTGCTCACGGAACAGGCCAATCCCCTCAGCGCCACCCTCGACCAGCTGCCCACCGCGGCCCTGGTGGATCTGTTCTGCCGCAACGACCTGGAGCCCCAGCGGGCCGTGGCCGAGGCGGCTCCGGCCCTCACCGCCGCTGTGGAGGCGATCACCCGGCGGCTCCGTGACGGCGGGCGGCTCTTCTATCTCGGTGCCGGCACCTCCGGCCGGCTCGGGGTGCTGGATGCGGCCGAGTGCCCGCCCACCTTCTGCACGCCGCCCGAGCTGGTGCAGGGGGTGCTGGCTGGGGGAGCACCGGCTCTGCTGCGCAGCTCCGAGGGGCTGGAGGATCTGGAGGAGGCCGGCCGCAGCGACCTGGAGGAGCGGGGCTTCGGCCCGGGGGATTGCCTGGTGGGCGTCGCCGCCGGCGGCACCACCCCCTACGTGCGGGGCGGCCTGCAGCACGCCCGTGCCATCGGGGCCCTCGCCATCGCCATGGCCTGCGTTCCCGCCGATCAGGTGCCGATGCCCTGCAGCATCGACATCCGCCTGCTCACGGGCCCGGAACTGCTGGCGGGGTCCACCCGCCTCAAGGCCGGCACCGCCACCAAGATGGCCCTCAACATCCTCTCCACCGGCGTGATGGTGAGGCTGGGCAAGGTGTACGGCAACCGCATGGTGGATGTGGCGGTCACCAACGCCAAGCTGGAGGACAGGGCTCTGCGCATCCTGCGGGATCTGGCCGGGGTGGACAGGAGCCGGGGGGCTGAGCTGCTGGAGCGCTCCGGTGGTTCGGTGAAGCTGGCCCTGCTGATGGAGGCCTCCGGGCTGGAGGCCGACCGGGCCCGGGCCCTGCTGGAGACCCACGGTCCCAGCCTGCGCGACACCCTGGCGGCCTGTGGCGCAACCCTGGCCCCTGCTCAGTCGGCGAACGCACCCCAGTAGGGGCTGGTGAACAGGTCCACCTTGCGGCGGGTCGTGGGAGGCACGTGCTCCGGTGGTGTCATCAGGGCATGGCGCAGGGCCTGGTGGAAGCTGCTGGTGGGGCGCAGATCACCGATCCGCTCGGCGGCCATGCGCACGATCTGCTGGGCCAGCGCAGCGTTGGCGCGCAGGTTGTCGATCACGAGCTCCACGGACACCGAGGCGTGCTCCTGGTGCCAGCAGTCGTAGTCGGTGACCATGGCCAGGGTGGCATAGGCCATCTCCGCCTCCCGGGCCAGCCGCGCCTCGGTGTGGTTCGTCATGCCGATCACGCTGCAGCCCCAGCTGCGGTAGAGCTCCGACTCCGCCCGGGTGGAGAAGGCCGGACCCTCCATGCAGAGGTAGGTGCCGCCGCGGTGCAGCTGGCGGCCGGCGGGCATCAGGCTCTCGCCCACATCGGCCAGCAGGCGGCTCAGCACGGCGCAGAACGGATCGGCAGCGGTCACATGGGCCACCACGCCCTCGCCGAAGAAGCTCAGGGGGCGCTGGTGGGTGCGGTCGATGAACTGATCCGGCACCATCATGTCCAGCGGGCGGAACTGCTGCTGCAGCGAGCCCACCGCTGACACCGACAGGATCCAGCGCACGCCCAGGGAGCGCAGAGCCCAGAGGTTGGCCCGGTAGGGCACCTCGCTGGGCAGATAGCTGTGGTGGCGGCCATGGCGGGCCAGGAACACCACCTCCAGGTCATTGATGCGACCCAGCCTCAGGCTGTCCGACGGGCGGCCGTAGGGGGTGTCGACCGTGATCTCACGCACATCCTCCAGTCCCTCCATGGCGTAGAGCCCGCTGCCGCCCAGCACCCCGAGCCGGGCCTGGCGCAGATCGCCACCCACGGAGGCTGCCGTCGCCCCCGTTGCCTGGGTGGGGGAGGAGGGGCTGGGGCTGGAGGAAGGCATCGGGCTCTCGTTGGGGCTGGGCAGCGGGGCAGGGCCGACTGCAACCGGCCCCCATTGTCGTCATGGCCCCATACAGTCGTGTTTTGCGCTCTGAGCCCGTGACCAAAGCCCTGATGGAGACGGATGCCGGCACGATCGAACTGGACCTGTTCGACACCGACGCTCCGAACACCGTCGCCAACTTCACCAAGCTGGCCAAGGAGGGCTTCTACGACGGTCTGGCCTTCCACCGGGTGATTCCCGGCTTCATGGCCCAGGGCGGATGCCCCAACAGCCGTGAGGGCTCCCGCGGCATGGCCGGCACGGGCGGCCCCGGCTACCAGATCGACTGCGAGATCAACAGCCAGAAGCACAAGGCCGGCACCCTCGCCATGGCCCACGCCGGCCGCAACACGGGTGGCTCGCAGTTCTACATCTGCCACGACGCCCAGCCCCACCTGGACGGTGTGCACACCGTGTTCGGCCATACCCCCAACATGGACGTGGTGATGGCCCTCAAGAACGGCACCCGCATCAACAAGGTGACCATTCAGGACTGAGCCTCAGGACTGAGGTCTCAGCCCTGAGGTCTCAGCACTGGGACCGGCAGCGGGGCTTCGGCCCCGCCGCTAGCCCCACACCAGGAAGGCTTCGGCCTTGAGGGGCAGAGCCGTTCCCCCGGCCGCCAGCAGCTCCGCCAGGGGCCGGTGCTGGGGTTCGAGCTGCGCCTGCGGGTGATTGGTGCGCTGGGCATCCGGGGCCAGCAGCAGCGCCACGCCGCGGGTGTGTGGCCAGCGGGCCAGCCGCTGCAGCAGGTCGGTGAGGCCCGCCTCCGCCAGGCTCTCCTGGCCCGCCCCGGGGCCGATCAGCACGGCCAGGGCCGGCTGGTGCAGCAGGGCCAGCAGGCGGGGATGCTCCTCCCGGCCCAGCTGAAGCCCCTGCTCCAGGGCCCAGGCCTGCAGGTGCTCCAGCCGCTCCGCCAGCGTGTGGTCATCGCTGGTGCCGCTCCAGGCCAGCACCGCGGTGGGGCCGAGGGGGCAGCTGGGACCCTCCCCCATCAGGTGGCCGAGCTTGGAGCGTTTCACGGCCAGATAGGCCGCGTTGTGAACGCCGGCATCCATCACCAGCGGCACCCGATCCACCACCTGCAGCCCGTAGCCGCCGAGACCGGCGATCTTGCGGGGGTTGTTGGTGATCAGGCGCAGACGCTGCACCCCGAGATCACTGAGGATCTGGGCCCCCACGCCGTAGTTGCGCAGATCGGCGGGGAAGCCCAGCCGTTCGTTCGCCTCCACCGTGTCCAGGCCCGTGTCCTGGAGGGAATAGGCCTTGAGCTTGTTGATCAGGCCGATGCCACGGCCCTCCTGGCGCAGGTACACCACCACCCCCTCACCGGCCTCCTCCAGCATCCGCAGGGCGGCCTCCAGCTGGGGCCGGCAGTCGCAGCGCAGGGAGCCGAAGGCATCGCCGGTGAGGCACTCGCTGTGCACCCGCACGAGCACCGGGCCTGGGGCCCGCTCCGGGTGTCCCTTCACGATCGCCACGTGTTCGCTGCCGTCGAG
This sequence is a window from Cyanobium sp. PCC 7001. Protein-coding genes within it:
- a CDS encoding DUF3110 domain-containing protein; this encodes MPVHVLLFDPGTDQEGIHSLEINGRTVVLLFEARDDAERYAGLLEAQDFPVPSVEALDRSEMEQFCRDSGYEARFVPVGFLPQTAEDRLLIAPPERNMDVHNWQEQAAAAGTVGGGEPGRPAGAERAAAEPISSGDPELEAFRRQLEGLL
- the murQ gene encoding N-acetylmuramic acid 6-phosphate etherase, yielding MGTDRGHLLTEQANPLSATLDQLPTAALVDLFCRNDLEPQRAVAEAAPALTAAVEAITRRLRDGGRLFYLGAGTSGRLGVLDAAECPPTFCTPPELVQGVLAGGAPALLRSSEGLEDLEEAGRSDLEERGFGPGDCLVGVAAGGTTPYVRGGLQHARAIGALAIAMACVPADQVPMPCSIDIRLLTGPELLAGSTRLKAGTATKMALNILSTGVMVRLGKVYGNRMVDVAVTNAKLEDRALRILRDLAGVDRSRGAELLERSGGSVKLALLMEASGLEADRARALLETHGPSLRDTLAACGATLAPAQSANAPQ
- the mtnP gene encoding S-methyl-5'-thioadenosine phosphorylase — its product is MPSSSPSPSSPTQATGATAASVGGDLRQARLGVLGGSGLYAMEGLEDVREITVDTPYGRPSDSLRLGRINDLEVVFLARHGRHHSYLPSEVPYRANLWALRSLGVRWILSVSAVGSLQQQFRPLDMMVPDQFIDRTHQRPLSFFGEGVVAHVTAADPFCAVLSRLLADVGESLMPAGRQLHRGGTYLCMEGPAFSTRAESELYRSWGCSVIGMTNHTEARLAREAEMAYATLAMVTDYDCWHQEHASVSVELVIDNLRANAALAQQIVRMAAERIGDLRPTSSFHQALRHALMTPPEHVPPTTRRKVDLFTSPYWGAFAD
- a CDS encoding peptidylprolyl isomerase produces the protein MTKALMETDAGTIELDLFDTDAPNTVANFTKLAKEGFYDGLAFHRVIPGFMAQGGCPNSREGSRGMAGTGGPGYQIDCEINSQKHKAGTLAMAHAGRNTGGSQFYICHDAQPHLDGVHTVFGHTPNMDVVMALKNGTRINKVTIQD
- the ribBA gene encoding bifunctional 3,4-dihydroxy-2-butanone-4-phosphate synthase/GTP cyclohydrolase II, whose amino-acid sequence is MPIRFDAIADALAAIRNGESIVVVDDENRENEGDLICAAQFATPEQINFMATEARGLICLAMEGERLDALDLPLMVDRNTDENQTAFTVSVDAGPENGVSTGISADDRARTIQVAIHPGTRPSDLRRPGHIFPLRARQGGVLKRAGHTEAAVDLARLAGLYPAGVICEIQNPDGSMARLPQLAAYAARHGLRLINIADLIRYRLDTERFVRRQAEAALPSSFGEFRAIGYRNELDGSEHVAIVKGHPERAPGPVLVRVHSECLTGDAFGSLRCDCRPQLEAALRMLEEAGEGVVVYLRQEGRGIGLINKLKAYSLQDTGLDTVEANERLGFPADLRNYGVGAQILSDLGVQRLRLITNNPRKIAGLGGYGLQVVDRVPLVMDAGVHNAAYLAVKRSKLGHLMGEGPSCPLGPTAVLAWSGTSDDHTLAERLEHLQAWALEQGLQLGREEHPRLLALLHQPALAVLIGPGAGQESLAEAGLTDLLQRLARWPHTRGVALLLAPDAQRTNHPQAQLEPQHRPLAELLAAGGTALPLKAEAFLVWG